Proteins from a genomic interval of Zingiber officinale cultivar Zhangliang chromosome 1B, Zo_v1.1, whole genome shotgun sequence:
- the LOC122047390 gene encoding triosephosphate isomerase, cytosolic: protein MARKFFVGGNWKCNGTSEEVKKIVGTLNDGKIESPEAVEVVVSPPFVFLPLVKSVLRPDFHVAAQNCWVKKGGAFTGEVSAEMLVNLGIPWVILGHSERRLLLSESNEFVGDKVAYALSKGLKVIACVGETLEQRESGSTFEVVAAQTKAIAERISDWTNVVLAYEPVWAIGTGKVATPAQAQEVHSELRKWLQINVSVEVAESTRIIYGGSVTGSNCKELAAQPDVDGFLVGGASLKPEFVDIINAATVKASA from the exons ATGGCCCGGAAGTTTTTCGTCGGTGGCAACTGGAAATGC AATGGGACGAGCGAGGAGGTCAAGAAAATTGTCGGTACTCTGAATGATGGAAAAATTGAATCGCCTGAAGCTGTTG AGGTTGTGGTTAGCCCACCATTTGTATTTCTTCCTCTTGTGAAAAGTGTGCTGCGCCCAGATTTCCATGTTGCGGCACAAAATTGTTGGGTGAAGAAAGGGGGTGCTTTCACTGGTGAGGTCAG TGCTGAGATGCTTGTAAACCTTGGCATTCCTTGGGTTATCCTTGGACACTCGGAAAGGAGACTTTTGTTAAGTGAATCAAATGAG TTTGTTGGGGACAAGGTTGCATATGCACTCTCTAAAGGTTTAAAGGTCATTGCTTGTGTTGGTGAGACACTTGAGCAACGTGAATCAGGATCCACCTTCGAAGTTGTTGCTGCACAAACAAAAGCTATTGCAG AACGAATTTCTGACTGGACCAATGTAGTCCTAGCCTATGAGCCAGTTTGGGCAATTGGAACAGGAAAGGTTGCTACTCCAGCTCAGGCCCAAGAG GTTCACTCTGAATTACGAAAATGGCTTCAGATAAATGTAAGTGTTGAAGTTGCAGAATCAACCAGGATCATATACGGAG GTTCTGTAACTGGTTCTAACTGCAAAGAACTTGCAGCACAGCCTGATGTTGATGGATTTCTCGTTGGAGGTGCTTCGTTGAAG